The genomic window gagccggactcgcaacaacttcaaccgcaagtagactccgcccggactcctacgggagccgggctccatcctcaacatcagctgcggtaagccttgtctggactcctacgggagccggacttcgcctttaactttaattgcaggaagactccgcccggactcctacgggagccgggcttcatcctcgactccaacggctgcagacagacttcgtctggactcctacaggagccggactccaccaacaacttcaaccgcaagtagactccgcccggactcctacgggagccgggctccgtcctcaacatcagctgccggtaagccttgtccggacccctacgggagccggacttcacctttaactttaattgcaggaagactccgcccggactcctacgggagccgggcttcgtcctcgactccaacgctgcagacagacttcgtccggactcctacgggagccgaactccgccaacaacctcaaccagaagtagactccgcccagactcctacgggagccgggctccatcctcaacatcagctgccggtaagccttgtccggacccctacgggagccggacttcgcctttaactttaattgcaggaagactccgcccggactcctacgggagccggcttcgccctcgactccaactgctgcagacagacttcatctggactcctacgggagccggactccaccaacaacctcaaccgaaagtagactccgcccagactcctatgggagccaggctccgtcctcaacatcagctaccggtaagccttgtccggactcctactggagccggacttcgcctttaactttaattgcaggaagactccgcccggactcctacgggagctgagcttcatcctcgactccaacggctgcagacagacttcgtccggactcctacgggagccggactcgccaacaacttcaaccgcaagtagactctgcccggactcctacgggagtcgggctccgtcctcaacatcagctgccgtaagccttgtccggacccctacgagagccggacttcgcctttaactttaattgcaggaagacttcgcccggactcctacgggagccggcttcgtcctcgactccaacggctacagacagacttcatccggactcctacgggaggactccgccaacaacttcaaccgcaagtagactccgctcggactcctacgggagccgggctccatcctcaacatcagctaccggtaagccttgtccggacccctacgggagccagacttcgcctttaactttaattgcaggaagactccgccggactcctacgggagccgggcttcatcctcgactccaacggctgcagacagacttcgttcgactcctacgggagccggactccgccaacaacttcaaccgcaagtagactccgcccggactcctacgggtgccgggctccatcctcaacatcagctgtcgtaagccttgtccggacccctacgggagccggacttcgcctttaactttaattgcaggaagactccgcccggactcctaagggagccgggcttcatctcgactccaacggctgcagacagacttcgtccggactcctacgggagccagactccgccaacaccttcaactgcaagtagactccgcccggactcctacgggagccgggctccgttctcaacatcagctgtcggtaagccttgtccggactcctacgggagccggacttcgcctttaactttaattgcaggaagactccgcccggactcctacgggagtcgagcttcgtcctcgactccaacggctgcagacagacttcgtccggactcctacgggagccggactccgccaacaacttcaaccgcaagtagactccgcccggactcctacgggagccgggctccgtcctcaacatcagctgccggtaagccttttctggactgctacgggagccggactttgcctttaactttaattacaggaagactccgcccggactcctacgggagtcgggcttcatcctcgactccaacggctgcagacagacttcatccggactcctacgggagctggacttcgccaacaacttcaaccgcaagtagactccgcccagactcctacaggagccgggctccgtcctcaacatcagctgcggtaagccttgtccggactcctacgggagtcggacttcgcctttaactttaattgcaggaagactccgcccaaactcctacgggagcgggcttcgtccttgactccaacggctgcagacagacttcgtccggactcctacaggagccggattccgccaNNNNNNNNNNNNNNNNNNNNNNNNNNNNNNNNNNNNNNNNNNNNNNNNNNNNNNNNNNNNNNNNNNNNNNNNNNNNNNNNNNNNNNNNNNNNNNNNNNNNAGTCAAAGATAAAAGGTCGGTGGAGGACGTAGTTTCATCCCAAAACTCTGTTGTTTCATCTCAATACTCTTCAGAATACAAAGTTCCAACAGCTGATCCGAATGGATCAAGCTCATTTTCCAACTTTGAAGCAGAAGAATTAATAACTGGGAGTGTGTGCAATGGTATGGACAGTTCAACTTCATTTACTGAGCTTCTACGGATAGCAGAACTCGGTACTCATGGTTATGAAATGATTCCATCAACAGATTATTGTGGTGCAATGGACAGGTTTGCACAATTGGATGTTGACAAGAGACACACAGTATTGAATCCATCTGAGAAACTTAAAGGTGCATTGCCATCAATGCAGACATCTGATTCCTATATCTATGATGCTGAGAGTGACATTTTGAGGGTGTCATGTGATCCTTTCATTccttataattttgataattccAAAAATTCCAGACTTGTGGGAATGCACAATGCCAATGTAGCAAGGGATGAGAGCAGATGTCCTCATTTCTCAACTCCTTCTGGGAATATGAACACAAATAAGATCAACTTCATGACATATTTATGTGGTCCTTTAGCAAACAATGCAATTGAAGATATAGGTCAGCAGAAGTTCCAATAACTTCAGAACAGTACCATCATTTGAATTCATATGCACAATAAGCAAACACGATGTGGCAACCATTAACCATCTTAGAAACAGAAGTTTATGCCAGCAAGGTGCTCTAATACAATAACCCAGGGGAGAGAACCGGGGCTCATTAGCTAAATCAGTTTCCACCAATGCTCAGATTTGCAACATGAGTATACTGAGAAATTGCAGCGAAAAGAAACAGAAGCAAACTTCCATGTTGAAAACACTTTACATGCAGTTAAAGTTCCATGTCAGAAGCAGAATTCTCAGAACCAGCAAATTTATCCAGACATACAGAACAATCAAAGGAAAGCATTGGAGATGTCGAGGGAgttgaatcaaattttttaaagatgAAGTCATACTTTCCAAAGGTTTCATCTGAACAGCAAATATGGATTAAAAGCAAAGAAGACAAGGTTGCAAGTGAAAAAAAGAAGACTTATACTGGATAGCTTGCGAAAAGAGGCATATAGCAAAGGTGCCAATATAGAGAGAAGCTATGAGACAATGGATTCACTTGACTGGGATGCAGTAAGGAGTGCGGATGTAAAAGAGATATCTGAAATATTAGGGAGCGAGGAATGAACAACATGCTGCGGAGCGTATCAAGTATGCTTCTGGAAACCCAATTATAGATTATTTTGGATAATTCTCTGGACCGTGACAGCTGTGGTTATCAGTTAAGTGACAATTCATCAACAAAATGACAGATTTAAGTAAGGTCCATAGTGACACGGTGCAACTTCTTTGTTCCCAGTATAAGATCAATATACAATTTTATAGGCATGGAACCACATCCTCAAAAGTTTTTGCAGTAATATTATTGCGATCCATGCTATAAGCTGGAATGTCCATGCTGAAATGATGCTCAAGGTTGAACCTATTACAGAAAATGATATTTTTCTCCAACCACTAAAATACATGTTTAAGTTTTACTAGCACAAAAGGATTGCAAGTTAGCAAGTGTTAGTCCATAGTTTTCATAAATACACATTATCCTATTTTACATGCATAGTATACAAATAGTATATATTACATTACGCAGGTAAAGAAATTTTTCCATATCATAGGGTTCCACCAAAAGAGGATCTAATGAGATAGTTTAACATACTCCAACACAGATACGATAAAATGAAGTTATCAAAATTAACATAACAAGAAACCAATTTGCATGACTTGCTCCAAATTTCTAGCCTCATATTGTTCTGAGAAATCAAATAGTGAAACCTAACAGAAGATACCAAATAAATCTATTTGAGAAGCAGAATGGGCAGAAGTCCAACTGAATACTGAAGTGAAGATGGGATAAACCAAGGTCTCTTGTGTCAAGACAAGGGACTTTGCCAACTTGGCCAGTTAGCACCCTCATAATTTTAAATATACATTaaaacatgaaaaaaattattatacatacatttatagtttagttcaactacttcaaaatttgATGAGACCTAACTTGTCGCTAAGCTTACAATAGAAATACTGTCAGTTTGAAAGTAAAAGTAATGATAATTCAAGCAATCCAATTAAGAGACATCATTTGATCCATGATAAACTAAAGAAATCATTAAAACAGCAAAGCTTATAAAAAGTATTTCAAAGTCAGCTACTTTATCCATGCATTTAGAAGACACAAGAATATACTATATTCATTGTCGATTGTTTTCTTCACAGGAATTTCTCGACCGACTGGTTAGAGATCATGGAAGCATCAACCTTGAATGGTTAAGAGATGTTGAACCGGACAAAGCAAAGtaagatgaaaaatatttttacaaaatttgtttgctattctccCTACTATACATGAACCTAGGAATTTAGAATTAGACATAAGTGCCACAAACATTAGCAAATTGGATTTTTCTATTACTAATAGTCAAGTTCAACTCCTATTTATTCCTTTACTTTGATATTACATACTGGAGTTTGTACAAGCTTAGTCTGATTGATGAAATAGCTCATTatagagacaatggcaaagatTCCTAATAATGCAAAAAGAGCTTATTGATTATGGTTAATGTTATAACTATTAGAGCAAAGGATCACAGTTTGGGTACCAACCTGATACTGGTACATTATTGGTATTGGTCAGGTTGGTACTGGAATGCCCCATACTGGAGGTATGGATTGGGTTGGTACCGGATGCCTTGTATCAGGCAGTACAAGTTGGTATGGAAAACAATTACCGGAATCTCCTCGCCCATTGCAAAGAAGAGCCAGAATTTGTCAAGTGAGAGGATGCCAGGTATAGCTAGATGAACTTCAGCATTGTAATTTAAGCAGAATCCCACTTGTGGACGTTCTAGGCTATAGTAGAAAAGAATGGAGAAGCATAATTTGGGAAAACCCTtctaaatataataaagtagggCTGTTGATTGTAGGTATCATCTTCAGCATTGTATACAATACTTCTGGCTAACCCCCACCAAAATGAAACCTTTTGACTTGAAAATTACAGGAATCTAAATGTTTTGCTGCTTTCAGGGACTACCTCCTAAGCATAAGGGGATTGGGACTCAAAAGTGTGGAGTGCGTTCGCCTTTTGACACTTCACCATCTAGCTTTTCCGGTAAATTTTGTCTTAAACAATTCCTTTGCAGAGTAGAATGTACGGATTTTAAATCTTATAGTGGTACTTGTTTTCCTTGCATCACTGGCTAGGTCGACACAAATGTTGGCCGCATATGTGTAAGACTAGGATGGGTACCACTTCAACCCCTGCCTGAGTCCCTTCAGTTACATCTTTTAGAGCTGTAAGTATGTTCACATTAATTTGTCACTAATACTTATTAGTTTAGTTTATTTATTTGTCATGAAACACATAATGAATGCAAATGGCAGATGTCCAATATGAAGAATTCTAACCCTATTTTCAACTTTCCCCACAGGTATCCTATTTTGGAGACCATTCAGAAGTACCTCTGGCCTCGTCTCTGTAAGCTTGATCAGCGGACATTGTAAATTCCAAAAACCTACTCCAGAGAATTTATTTGTGttttgcaccaaaaaaaaaaaaaaatttatatgtgtTTAGAAATGTTGCTTTTGGCAAGATATTATTAGGATGGCAACCCTTTAGAACTTTTCAAACTATTACTGTGTAAAACTTATACTTTTAAACATTCATATTCTAACCATATACTTAACTGCACAGGTATGAGCTACATTATCAAATGATTACCTTTGGAAAGGTAATTTTCATGTACCAAATAGGAGATCATACAATaactttaatatttaaatataatggaATAATTTACATGCTAACATGACATGAGAATTATGAGCCTTTTATGCAGGTTTTCTGTACCAAAAGCAAGCCAAATTGTAATGCATGCCCAATGAGAGGAGAGTGCAAGCACTTTGCAAGTGCCTTTGCCAGGTTTGTTACTGAAATTATATAGTTATCATACAACCATGCAAGTGGTAGCCAGGCTTGTTACTGAAATTATATAATTACCATAAAGTGGTAATATTTGCATGAGTGCAAACACTTTTTAGGTTCCTTTGCCAGCTTAGATACTGAAGCTATATAATTACCTTGCAACTATACAAGTGTTAGTATTTTGCATGTatgggatttttttaaaaaaaatttggtttggCATCCTTACGAAGATTAATGAAATTGGTATCATACAGGTGCATGTGCTAAACACTGGTAATGTAGAACTCATAAAGAAATAGTGGATGGTATCAAGTTCATCAATATGCATGCATTACATAACTGACAGTATTCAATAAAGGAGCTGCACCCTTACCAATGTCTCCACAATTTAGAAAGTTTAGCTCATCCAGTGTGTCAATCCAACTCGAAACAGGATTTAATGCAATCTTAAACTTTTTCCTCGAGCAAAATGTGCATCTACAAAAATTGAGAGCAAACATGACCAGCACTTTACCTTTTTATGCAGTTGAAAATAATGTTGGCTTGGGCCAGTTGCATTATAGTCCAAGAAATAATTGTGTTTTTCACCTTAAGCCTCTTGGAAAAATACTTCCTGCACAAATGTACAATATTTGAATTAAAACATTTATAATTTGGTTTTATGCTGTTTTTTTTGCCTATTTCATGTAATGCAAAAAGGGCAAGTTACTAATGCACCCTACATGATGCAGTGCAAGGCTCGCACTTCCAGGACCAGAGGAGAAAAGTTTAATGAGTTCGGCAATTCCAATTGCTTCTGAGAATGGCCATTTACCCTCTTGTAACTTTCCTCTACCTCAACTTGAGGGGGGCCCATCCTCACAAGAAAGAACTGTTTTTAATAATTGTGAGCCCATCATTGAAGAACCAGCCACACCGGAAGCTGAGTGCCTAGAAACTGAAAAAAGTGCAATTGAAGATGCCTtttttgaagatcctgatgaaatTCCTACTATTAAGCTCAATTTTGAAGAGTTCGCACAGAATTTACAGAACTATATGCAAGTACACAATATGGATATTCAAGATGGTGACATGTCAAAGGCTTTAGTTGCTATAGCTCCTGAAGCTGCTTCCATTCCCATGCCCAAACTTAAGAATGTGAGCCGCCTACGAACAGAACATCAAGTGTATGTATTTATGCTCTTCCTCTATACAGCCCACCAGCTAGTGAACAAATCTTAGTAGTTTCTTTCCAGTGTGGCTACCAGAGTTAAACTAGTCTAGTGTCAAAAGCTGCTGCAAGGTGCTGTTTATGTATGATAATTTACCATTTTCCTTGTTTTCCTTGTTGCAGCTATGAACTCCCAGATTCACACCCTCTCTTGGAAGGAGTGAGTTATTATTTTAAAACAGGTAATTGTTTGCATCTTCTAAAGAATATTCTAGTATTGATCATTTGCTCCTTGATGTATTACAGTTGGACAGAAGAGAGCCTGATGATCCTTGTTCATATCTTCTGGCCATATGGACACCAGGCAAGAATCTTTGCTGAGTAATTGCTGTAATTGCAGGTTTACGCTTGAACTCAGCCTGACTGTTTATGTGAAATGTAACATAGGTGAAACTGCACAATCTACTGAGCCACCAAAGGCATTCTGCAACTCCCAAGAAACAGGCAAACTATGTGACAGGAAAATATGCTTTGCTTGCAATAGTATACGGGAGGCACAAGCTCAAACAGTCAGAGGCACACTTTTGGTAATGCTTACAGCTTTTCTGTGGTAATTTGCAGATGTTTACTATAGGCAGATGTGATTCCTTTCAGGCACACACGCACAtgacaaaaaggaaaaaagaaatggAACAGATAAAGACACCAATTACTTTCTTAATGCTCATTTTTAACTTCTGCACAGAAAGTAATTTCAGTTTTACCGTGTTAATCAAAATAACATAAACAGATACCATGTCGAACAGCAATGAGAGGAAGTTTTCCACTCAATGGCACCTATTTTCAAGTTAATGAGGTAAGTACCCTTCTGGTGGAAGATTTAGAGGATTAAGTGAGTTTTCTCTAGTAAATATGAGTAGCTCTGTCTTTATTAGGCCATATAATTCTCAGAACCAATACTCTAATGCAGGTATTTGCAGATCATGATACCAGCTGTAACCCAATTGATGTTCCTAGGGAATGGATATGGAACCTACCTAGACGAACAGTATACTTTGGAACCTCAATACCAACTATATTTAAAGGTAATAATATGATGGCAAACACATTGTAAAGTTCCTGTCATTTTCAGATGTAGAATGATCAAGAAAAGATGCTGATGCCTTGTTTCTATGTTTGGTAGGTCTAACTACTGAAGGGATACAACAATGCTTTTGGAGAGGTATGTGATCAAAATTGCTGGTTTTTCTTTTCAATgcttttatataaattaaaaacaaTAACCAGTAGCTAATTCGTTTAGATGCTACCCATAAAAGAACACATACAAATGTGAATAAGAACATATTAaaagaaaatggaaaaaaaaggaTTATATCCTTTCTTTGTGAAAAAGGACATTAGGTGGTGGGCTCTCTACTATGAAAAGATAAGAGGGAGATtttgatatttcataatcaaacaaTTATATCAAGGCACTTTCATTCTGAAATTgaagatcaaatttaaaaaaaaaaaatttaatcagtaTGTGTCTACCTTCCAATAAGAGAAAGCATGCTACAACAAATGATTACAAAGAAATACAATAAAATGAAATGAGAACTTCATAGGACAAACAGATGACTTTCAAAGTTTTGGCAAGGTCAAGAGCAATTTGACTTGGTGGACTTGCTAGTAGACTTTGGAGAGGTCACAAAACCCTATACTTTTCATTAAGTTTTGCTATCTTGGTACCGAACTCGTATCCACACCATCATATTATAGTGTCCATACACGGTTCAGTATAGTACAACTGAGTATACTGAGtgtcggtatggtatggtacaatATACCGGTTTAGTATCGGTATGATACCGATGGGTATGACAAACCTTGCTTTTCATTATAAAACCAATAATCTAGGAAAAGATGGATTGTTTTGTGAAAGAATCTTTGGACCCACAAAAAGTATAATTTGTGCTTGTGGAAGTGTGAAAAACAACACAAATTTGTGCCTATGAATGTTGGCTTGTAGGTCTTTAGGTAATGAATCGATATTTTTGCTAAGCAGTTATGCATGTCTTAGATACAGTTGATGCAAGGTATGGTCTAATAGAAGGGCTCCACAATATGCAGTTTTTGTTTTCATTTGTTCCTATTCAAGGCCAACTCCTTCCAATAGAAAGCATCTCCAAATTGTTTTGTGCTGCATCTCCCCAAGCTTCGTTTAGCTAGGTTCTCTAGCTCTTACCTTCATGTGAATGGACATCTTCAATAGAATTTATAATATAACAATATGCAAAATTTCCTGATATCCTGCCTATCCCATGAGTTTGTAGTGCACTTTCCAGTGTATGGACAATTTTGTAAAGGATATACACCAATTGGGGATATCTCTTATTGCATAGGGGAATGCGGAAATCCTTTTGCGTTCAAGGATTTGGCAGCATTATCTAATTAGCTTATCAATCATCCAGTAACTTCCACAATTTTATTCTTCATATTGATATTTAGCTACACCCATCACTTATTTCTTGGAGGAAAGATTATTCGTTGACCCTCAATTGTTAGCACAAAGCTATTGGGTTATGGTTGTCTAAATTTGTCAGAATAATCAAGCTCCAATGCAACAATTCTAATGCATCCTTGTATATGTCAGCTTGCAGTCATAGACATCACCATATACCTTGAATTTGGCACTTTCTATGCATACATAAGCATATAGAAGTACATCCATCAACATCACTGACATGTGAATtgagatatatatatttatgtatagtaTGAATCTTTAAAAATAAACGTAGATTTTGATCCAACCGCATGTTCAAGGTTCAGATCCTATGAGGATCCACCAAGATCTCTAAGGTATTAAATTCTACTTGTTCACAGGCACATGCAATGCATGTTAactctgaagaataagaaggcacATGTAATGCATGTTAACTCTAAAAAAGATAAAGTTATGAGAACAATGATTTGATTAgggattattaaaaataataaaaggacAATAATTAAACTAAGAAGATAAGAGTAAATTGAAGGCTATCTATATTTAGTTAAAGCTTCCTTAAATTGCAGGATTTGTTTATTTAGATtcagatatttttgcttggaaATGTATTAAGAGTTCTGGATCCAGTTTCAAACTCCATGCTGATTACCAGGACATGAAAAGGAGACAGGTGAGAATTGAAACTCGgtcatctgtgtgtgtgtgtaacccacccccaccccctcccccaccaaaaaaaaacacagacatagagagagagagagagagagagagagagagagagaggagtgttCATCATATGTGGGATTAAACAGAAAGaagtgaagattttttttttcttttttttggggttGGAGGCGGTAATTGCATTTCCAACTTTATCCTAATAGTGTGTATGTGAATGCAAATTTTGTAGATTTCTAAGTCCAACTTTCTTTTTCCGAAAAAAGGGGGGAAAGAAGAAGAGTTTCGTCCACCATTTGGAGGCTGGTTGCCGTCAAATTCAATATATGTTAGACCCTGATTAGTTCCAAGAAAGAATTGTACATATGGTACTTGCTTTTCCTTGTGGGTCTTTGGAGTCACATTCTTGACAATATGTTGTTTTTCTGCTGGCCAGGCTTAATCAGGCCCTACTAGTTGGGCTCCAAACCCATTATGAGCCGGCTTGTAGAAAGAAATGCATTCTGCTATGGATGTTGTAGGAGTCCATGAAGCATTGCTCAAATTAACAAATGAGTAGTCtcagtctatttttttatttttggcctcCCCTTTTTTGATAGTTTCTGTCACTCTCATGTGCTGTATCCAAGGTTGGTTAATTCCTTCCAGGAGATACCTAAGTTTTTTAAATATTGAGCATAGGAACCATCTCCGCATGCTTCACATAAACAGAGTAATTACAATAAAATAGAACATCAGAAATGCACACTGCTGACCTAGTCTGGTAATAAGAACTAAGGCATCTACAAGCATGCTGTGGCAGAAAAAAGAATTTAAGACCCACGGGCGACAACAGTGACAGCATAGGTACAAAAGATAGTGTAGGAACTGTGTCAGAAAAACTGGCTTGAGCATTTCAGAGTCCAGAGGTGGTGGTCCAAATTGGAGCATAAGATCTGATTTCTTCAAACATTCTGCAATATTTTATTCAAGTAAAGCAAAACAATTCTACCTTTTAGTAGTGATAACAACTGCATTTCAAACTGTAATTACTTTAGGCAAAAAACTGCAAGCtttcctttttgactaggacaacataagcaa from Elaeis guineensis isolate ETL-2024a chromosome 9, EG11, whole genome shotgun sequence includes these protein-coding regions:
- the LOC140851624 gene encoding protein ROS1A-like, whose product is MDSSTSFTELLRIAELGTHGYEMIPSTDYCGAMDRFAQLDVDKRHTVLNPSEKLKGALPSMQTSDSYIYDAESDILRVSCDPFIPYNFDNSKNSRLVGMHNANVARDESRCPHFSTPSGNMNTNKINFMTYLCGPLANNAIEDIDLQHEYTEKLQRKETEANFHVENTLHAVKVPCQKQNSQNQQIYPDIQNNQRKALEMSRDKYGLKAKKTRLQVKKRRLILDSLRKEAYSKGANIERSYETMDSLDWDAAWNHILKSFCSNIIAIHAISWNVHAEMMLKEFLDRLVRDHGSINLEWLRDVEPDKAKDYLLSIRGLGLKSVECVRLLTLHHLAFPVDTNVGRICVRLGWVPLQPLPESLQLHLLELYPILETIQKYLWPRLCKLDQRTLYELHYQMITFGKVFCTKSKPNCNACPMRGECKHFASAFASARLALPGPEEKSLMSSAIPIASENGHLPSCNFPLPQLEGGPSSQERTVFNNCEPIIEEPATPEAECLETEKSAIEDAFFEDPDEIPTIKLNFEEFAQNLQNYMQVHNMDIQDGDMSKALVAIAPEAASIPMPKLKNVSRLRTEHQVYELPDSHPLLEGLDRREPDDPCSYLLAIWTPGETAQSTEPPKAFCNSQETGKLCDRKICFACNSIREAQAQTVRGTLLIPCRTAMRGSFPLNGTYFQVNEVFADHDTSCNPIDVPREWIWNLPRRTVYFGTSIPTIFKGLTTEGIQQCFWRGFVCVRGFDRTTRAPKPLYARLHFPASKALKNKKAAAAAAREK